From one Meles meles chromosome 18, mMelMel3.1 paternal haplotype, whole genome shotgun sequence genomic stretch:
- the LOC123929343 gene encoding protein CD300H-like has protein sequence MTPEDGRLWLAAALLLLQFPGCWSLRVPISVMGTVGGSVSVQCQYEEEFRENAKYWCRSPCVWTMVKTKRADREVRKGRVSIRDHPANLTFTVTLESLTEDDAGTYQCGIDTSVHQGYLLDLTFPVVLSVTPGGAWTCPDPPTWDTATQQESSTSSQHPGTSLESHPIEDQASEGEERSLLSSVHFLLLILLKVPLFLMMLSAVLWVNRPQWAICGHQSQPDEDKFQPSLPIHILSRDNTT, from the exons ATGACCCCAGAGGACGGGAGGCTGTGGCTGGCTGCAGCGCTGCTCCTTCTGCAGTTCCCAG GTTGTTGGTCTCTGCGTGTCCCCATCTCCGTGATGGGCACCGTGGGGGGATCCGTGAGCGTGCAATGTCAGTACGAGGAGGAATTCAGAGAGAATGCCAAGTACTGGTGCAGGAGCCCATGTGTGTGGACTATGGTAAAGACCAAAAGGGCAGACAGAGAAGTGAGGAAGGGCCGTGTGTCCATCAGGGACCATCCTGCAAACCTCACCTTCACAGTGACCTTGGAGAGCCTCACAGAGGATGATGCCGGGACATACCAGTGCGGGATCGATACATCAGTCCACCAAGGATATTTGCTTGACCTCACCTTCCCAGTTGTGTTGTCTGTGACCCCAG GTGGAGCCTGGACCTGTCCAGAT CCCCCCACATGGGACACTGCGACCCAGCAGGAGTCCTCCACTTCCAGCCAACATCCTGG GACATCACTAGAGAGTCATCCTATTGAAGACCAGGcctcagagggagaggagag gtccctgctcagcagcgtcCACTTCCTGCTCCTCATTCTGCTGAAGGTGCCCCTGTTTCTGATGATGCTCAGTGCCGTGCTCTGGGTCAACAGGCCTCAGTGGGCAATTTGTGGGCACCAGAGTCAGCCTGATGAAGACAAGTTTCAGCCCTCCTTGCCCATCCATATCCTGTCCAGAGACAACACCACTTAG
- the LOC123929335 gene encoding CMRF35-like molecule 6 isoform X1: MTPEDGRPWLPAALLLLQFPGCWSLRVPISVMGTVGGSVSVQCQYEEEFRENAKYWCRSPCVWTMVKTKRADREVRKGRVSIRDHPANLTFTVTLESLTEDDAGTYQCGIDTSVHQGYLLDLTFPVVLSVTPASTATPSSVRPPSTPGLHGTLPAPTWDTATQQESSTSSQHPGTSLESHPIEDQASEGEERSLLSSVHFLLLILLKVPLFLMMLSAVLWVNRPQWAICGHQSQPDEDKFQPSLPIHILSRDNTT, translated from the exons ATGACCCCAGAGGACGGGAGGCCGTGGCTGCCTGCAGCGCTGCTCCTTCTGCAGTTCCCAG GTTGTTGGTCTCTGCGTGTCCCCATCTCCGTGATGGGCACCGTGGGGGGATCCGTGAGCGTGCAATGTCAGTACGAGGAGGAATTCAGAGAGAATGCCAAGTACTGGTGCAGGAGCCCATGTGTGTGGACTATGGTAAAGACCAAAAGGGCAGACAGAGAAGTGAGGAAGGGCCGTGTGTCCATCAGGGACCATCCTGCAAACCTCACCTTCACAGTGACCTTGGAGAGCCTCACAGAGGATGATGCCGGGACATACCAGTGCGGGATCGATACATCAGTCCACCAAGGATATTTGCTTGACCTCACCTTCCCAGTTGTGTTGTCTGTGACCCCAG CCAGCACTGCAACCCCCAGCTCTGTGAGGCCCCCCAGCACTCCAGGTCTTCACGGGACACTGCCAGCCCCCACATGGGACACTGCGACCCAGCAGGAGTCCTCCACTTCCAGCCAACATCCTGG GACATCACTAGAGAGTCATCCTATTGAAGACCAGGcctcagagggagaggagag gtccctgctcagcagcgtcCACTTCCTGCTCCTCATTCTGCTGAAGGTGCCCCTGTTTCTGATGATGCTCAGTGCCGTGCTCTGGGTCAACAGGCCTCAGTGGGCAATTTGTGGGCACCAGAGTCAGCCTGATGAAGACAAGTTTCAGCCCTCCTTGCCCATCCATATCCTGTCCAGAGACAACACCACTTAG
- the LOC123929332 gene encoding CMRF35-like molecule 6 isoform X1, translating into MRRLEIVPHQEPGIAVGDVCAADMTPRDRRPWLAAALLLLQVPGCWSLHGPPSVTGPVGGSLSVQCQYEEEFRETPKYWCKSPCRWRTLKTEGADREVRKDHVSNRDHPANLTFTVTLENLTEDDAGTYWCGIDTSGKPGYLFDRTFQVVLSVTPASTATPSSVRPPSTPGLHGTLPAPTWDTATQQESSTSSQHPGTSLESHPIEDQASEGEKRSLLGSVHFLLLILLKVPLFLMMLSAVLWVNRPQWAICGHQSQPDEDNLQPSLPIHILSRDNTT; encoded by the exons ATGAGGAGGCTTGAAATTGTCCCCCACCAGGAGCCTGGCATTGCTGTGGGTGACGTCTGTGCTGCGGACATGACCCCAAGGGACAGGAGGCCGTGGCTGGCTGCAGCGCTGCTCCTTCTGCAGGTCCCAG GTTGTTGGTCTCTGCATGGTCCCCCCTCCGTGACGGGCCCCGTGGGGGGATCCCTGAGCGTGCAATGTCAGTATGAGGAGGAATTCAGAGAGACTCCCAAATACTGGTGCAAGAGCCCATGTAGGTGGAGGACGCTAAAGACCgaaggggcagacagagaagtgAGGAAGGACCATGTGTCCAACAGGGACCATCCTGCAAACCTCACCTTCACAGTGACCTTGGAGAACCTCACAGAGGATGATGCCGGGACGTACTGGTGCGGGATCGATACATCAGGGAAACCAGGATATTTGTTCGACCGCACCTTCCAAGTTGTGTTGTCTGTGACCCCAG ccagcaCTGCAACCCCCAGCTCTGTGAGGCCTCCCAGCACTCCAGGTCTTCACGGGACACTGCCAGCCCCCACATGGGACACTGCGACCCAGCAGGAGTCCTCCACTTCCAGCCAACATCCTGG GACATCACTAGAGAGTCATCCTATTGAAGACCAGGcctcagagggagagaagag GTCCCTGCTCGGCAGCGTCCACTTCCTGCTCCTCATTCTGCTGAAGGTGCCCCTGTTTCTGATGATGCTCAGTGCCGTGCTCTGGGTCAACAGGCCTCAGTGGGCAATTTGTGGGCACCAGAGTCAGCCTGATGAAGACAACCTTCAGCCCTCCTTGCCCATCCATATCCTGTCCAGAGACAACACCACTTAG
- the LOC123929335 gene encoding protein CD300H-like isoform X2 yields MTPEDGRPWLPAALLLLQFPGCWSLRVPISVMGTVGGSVSVQCQYEEEFRENAKYWCRSPCVWTMVKTKRADREVRKGRVSIRDHPANLTFTVTLESLTEDDAGTYQCGIDTSVHQGYLLDLTFPVVLSVTPASTATPSSVRPPSTPGLHGTLPAPTWDTATQQESSTSSQHPGTSLESHPIEDQASEGEERPQWAICGHQSQPDEDKFQPSLPIHILSRDNTT; encoded by the exons ATGACCCCAGAGGACGGGAGGCCGTGGCTGCCTGCAGCGCTGCTCCTTCTGCAGTTCCCAG GTTGTTGGTCTCTGCGTGTCCCCATCTCCGTGATGGGCACCGTGGGGGGATCCGTGAGCGTGCAATGTCAGTACGAGGAGGAATTCAGAGAGAATGCCAAGTACTGGTGCAGGAGCCCATGTGTGTGGACTATGGTAAAGACCAAAAGGGCAGACAGAGAAGTGAGGAAGGGCCGTGTGTCCATCAGGGACCATCCTGCAAACCTCACCTTCACAGTGACCTTGGAGAGCCTCACAGAGGATGATGCCGGGACATACCAGTGCGGGATCGATACATCAGTCCACCAAGGATATTTGCTTGACCTCACCTTCCCAGTTGTGTTGTCTGTGACCCCAG CCAGCACTGCAACCCCCAGCTCTGTGAGGCCCCCCAGCACTCCAGGTCTTCACGGGACACTGCCAGCCCCCACATGGGACACTGCGACCCAGCAGGAGTCCTCCACTTCCAGCCAACATCCTGG GACATCACTAGAGAGTCATCCTATTGAAGACCAGGcctcagagggagaggagag GCCTCAGTGGGCAATTTGTGGGCACCAGAGTCAGCCTGATGAAGACAAGTTTCAGCCCTCCTTGCCCATCCATATCCTGTCCAGAGACAACACCACTTAG
- the LOC123929332 gene encoding CMRF35-like molecule 6 isoform X2, with product MRRLEIVPHQEPGIAVGDVCAADMTPRDRRPWLAAALLLLQVPGCWSLHGPPSVTGPVGGSLSVQCQYEEEFRETPKYWCKSPCRWRTLKTEGADREVRKDHVSNRDHPANLTFTVTLENLTEDDAGTYWCGIDTSGKPGYLFDRTFQVVLSVTPASTATPSSVRPPSTPGLHGTLPAPTWDTATQQESSTSSQHPGSLLGSVHFLLLILLKVPLFLMMLSAVLWVNRPQWAICGHQSQPDEDNLQPSLPIHILSRDNTT from the exons ATGAGGAGGCTTGAAATTGTCCCCCACCAGGAGCCTGGCATTGCTGTGGGTGACGTCTGTGCTGCGGACATGACCCCAAGGGACAGGAGGCCGTGGCTGGCTGCAGCGCTGCTCCTTCTGCAGGTCCCAG GTTGTTGGTCTCTGCATGGTCCCCCCTCCGTGACGGGCCCCGTGGGGGGATCCCTGAGCGTGCAATGTCAGTATGAGGAGGAATTCAGAGAGACTCCCAAATACTGGTGCAAGAGCCCATGTAGGTGGAGGACGCTAAAGACCgaaggggcagacagagaagtgAGGAAGGACCATGTGTCCAACAGGGACCATCCTGCAAACCTCACCTTCACAGTGACCTTGGAGAACCTCACAGAGGATGATGCCGGGACGTACTGGTGCGGGATCGATACATCAGGGAAACCAGGATATTTGTTCGACCGCACCTTCCAAGTTGTGTTGTCTGTGACCCCAG ccagcaCTGCAACCCCCAGCTCTGTGAGGCCTCCCAGCACTCCAGGTCTTCACGGGACACTGCCAGCCCCCACATGGGACACTGCGACCCAGCAGGAGTCCTCCACTTCCAGCCAACATCCTGG GTCCCTGCTCGGCAGCGTCCACTTCCTGCTCCTCATTCTGCTGAAGGTGCCCCTGTTTCTGATGATGCTCAGTGCCGTGCTCTGGGTCAACAGGCCTCAGTGGGCAATTTGTGGGCACCAGAGTCAGCCTGATGAAGACAACCTTCAGCCCTCCTTGCCCATCCATATCCTGTCCAGAGACAACACCACTTAG